A single genomic interval of Bos javanicus breed banteng chromosome 8, ARS-OSU_banteng_1.0, whole genome shotgun sequence harbors:
- the ZBTB5 gene encoding zinc finger and BTB domain-containing protein 5 isoform X2: MDFPGHFEQIFQQLNYQRLHGQLCDCVIVVGNRHFKAHRSVLAACSTHFRALFSVAEGDQTMNMIQLDSEVVTAEAFAALIDMMYTSTLMLGESNVMDVLLAASHLHLNSVVKACKHYLTTRTLPMSPPSERVQEQSARMQRSFMLQQLGLSIVSSALSSSQSGEEQPAPMSSSLRGNLDQRTPFPMRRLHKRKQSAEERARQRLRPTLDESAISDVTPENGPGVHSREEFFSPDSLKIVDNPKADGMADNPDDSTIMFDQSFGAQEDAQVPSQSDNSASNMAQLSMASRATQVETSFEQETTAEKSAFQCENPEVGLGEKEHMRVVVKSEPLSSPEPQDEVSDVTSQAEGSESVEVEGVVVSAEKIDLSPESSDRSFSDPQSSTDRVGDIHILEVTNNLEHKSTFSISNFLNKSRGSNFSTNQNNDDNLPNTTSDCRLEGEAPYLLSPEAGPASGPSSAPGAHVENPFSEPADSHFVRPMQDVMGLPCVQTSGYQGGEQFGMDFSRSGLGLHSSFSRVMMGSPRGGASNFPYYRRIAPKMPVVTSVRSSQIPENSASSQLMMNAATSSFENGLPSQPGPPQLTRASADVLSKCKKALSEHNVLVVEGARKYACKICCKTFLTLTDCKKHIRVHTGEKPYACLKCGKRFSQSSHLYKHSKTTCLRWQSSNLPSTLL, translated from the coding sequence ATGGATTTTCCTGGTCACTTTGAACAGATCTTCCAGCAGCTGAACTATCAGAGACTTCATGGCCAGCTCTGTGACTGTGTCATTGTAGTGGGGAACAGACATTTCAAAGCCCACCGCTCAGTACTAGCAGCATGCAGCACGCATTTCCGAGCCCTGTTCTCAGTGGCAGAGGGAGATCAGACCATGAACATGATCCAGTTGGATAGCGAAGTGGTGACAGCAGAGGCCTTCGCCGCACTGATTGACATGATGTACACCTCCACTCTCATGCTGGGGGAGAGCAATGTCATGGATGTCTTATTGGCAGCCTCTCACCTGCACCTGAACTCTGTTGTTAAGGCATGTAAACATTACCTGACGACACGGACGCTGCCCATGTCTCCCCCCAGCGAGCGTGTTCAGGAGCAGAGTGCCCGCATGCAGCGCTCCTTTATGCTGCAGCAGCTGGGACTGAGCATTGTGAGCTCCGCCCTCAGTTCCAGCCAGAGCGGTGAGGAGCAGCCAGCCCCCATGAGCTCCTCGCTGCGCGGTAACCTGGACCAGCGGACACCCTTCCCCATGCGCCGCCTGCACAAGCGTAAGCAGTCTGCGGAGGAGCGGGCCAGACAGCGCCTCCGACCCACCCTGGACGAGTCTGCCATCTCCGACGTGACGCCAGAGAACGGGCCGGGGGTTCATTCCCGGGAGGAGTTCTTTTCTCCAGATTCTCTGAAAATCGTGGACAACCCTAAGGCGGATGGGATGGCCGACAACCCAGACGACAGCACCATCATGTTTGACCAGTCTTTCGGCGCTCAAGAAGATGCCCAGGTGCCCAGCCAGTCCGACAACAGCGCCAGCAACATGGCCCAGCTCTCCATGGCCTCCCGTGCCACTCAGGTCGAGACTAGTTTTGAGCAGGAAACCACAGCTGAGAAGAGTGCTTTTCAGTGTGAAAACCCGGAGGTGGGCCTTGGTGAGAAGGAGCACATGAGGGTGGTGGTCAAATCTGAGCCCCTGAGCTCTCCTGAGCCTCAGGACGAAGTGAGTGATGTGACCTCCCAAGCGGAAGGCAGCGAGTCGGTAGaggtggagggggtggtggtCAGTGCTGAGAAGATAGACCTCAGCCCAGAGAGCAGCGACCGGAGTTTTTCAGATCCCCAGTCTAGCACTGACCGGGTAGGGGACATCCACATTTTGGAAGTCACCAATAACCTCGAACATAAATCCACCTTTagtatttcaaattttcttaaCAAGAGCAGAGGAAGTAACTTTAGTACCAATCAGAACAATGACGATAATCTCCCAAACACAACCAGTGACTGCAGGCTGGAGGGGGAGGCCCCTTATTTGTTGAGTCCAGAGGCTGGGCCTGCGAGCGGGCCCTCCTCGGCCCCTGGTGCTCATGTGGAGAACCCATTCAGCGAGCCCGCGGACTCCCACTTTGTCAGGCCCATGCAGGATGTGATGGGCCTACCGTGTGTGCAGACCTCAGGCTACCAAGGAGGAGAACAGTTTGGGATGGATTTTTCCAGGTCCGGTTTGGGATTGCActcctccttctccagggtaatgATGGGTTCCCCTCGAGGAGGAGCCAGTAACTTTCCATACTACCGCCGCATAGCTCCCAAAATGCCAGTGGTAACTTCTGTCAGGAGTTCACAGATCCCAGAGAATTCTGCCAGTTCCCAGCTAATGATGAATGCTGCCACATCCTCATTTGAAAACGGCCTCCCTTCCCAGCCCGGCCCCCCGCAGCTGACGAGGGCATCTGCTGATGTCTTGTCAAAGTGCAAGAAGGCCTTATCGGAGCACAATGTCTTGGTTGTAGAGGGGGCTCGCAAGTACGCCTGCAAAATCTGCTGCAAGACTTTCTTGACCTTGACAGATTGCAAGAAGCACATCCGTGTCCACACAGGTGAAAAACCCTATGCCTGCCTGAAGTGCGGCAAGAGGTTCAGTCAGTCCAGCCACCTGTACAAACACTCGAAGACCACCTGCCTGCGCTGGCAGAGCAGCAACCTCCCCAGCACTTTGCTCTAG
- the ZBTB5 gene encoding zinc finger and BTB domain-containing protein 5 isoform X1: protein MARVDRGSDCQRNARVAAVQSLEHPSLYIWIGCKSIMDFPGHFEQIFQQLNYQRLHGQLCDCVIVVGNRHFKAHRSVLAACSTHFRALFSVAEGDQTMNMIQLDSEVVTAEAFAALIDMMYTSTLMLGESNVMDVLLAASHLHLNSVVKACKHYLTTRTLPMSPPSERVQEQSARMQRSFMLQQLGLSIVSSALSSSQSGEEQPAPMSSSLRGNLDQRTPFPMRRLHKRKQSAEERARQRLRPTLDESAISDVTPENGPGVHSREEFFSPDSLKIVDNPKADGMADNPDDSTIMFDQSFGAQEDAQVPSQSDNSASNMAQLSMASRATQVETSFEQETTAEKSAFQCENPEVGLGEKEHMRVVVKSEPLSSPEPQDEVSDVTSQAEGSESVEVEGVVVSAEKIDLSPESSDRSFSDPQSSTDRVGDIHILEVTNNLEHKSTFSISNFLNKSRGSNFSTNQNNDDNLPNTTSDCRLEGEAPYLLSPEAGPASGPSSAPGAHVENPFSEPADSHFVRPMQDVMGLPCVQTSGYQGGEQFGMDFSRSGLGLHSSFSRVMMGSPRGGASNFPYYRRIAPKMPVVTSVRSSQIPENSASSQLMMNAATSSFENGLPSQPGPPQLTRASADVLSKCKKALSEHNVLVVEGARKYACKICCKTFLTLTDCKKHIRVHTGEKPYACLKCGKRFSQSSHLYKHSKTTCLRWQSSNLPSTLL from the coding sequence GATCATGGATTTTCCTGGTCACTTTGAACAGATCTTCCAGCAGCTGAACTATCAGAGACTTCATGGCCAGCTCTGTGACTGTGTCATTGTAGTGGGGAACAGACATTTCAAAGCCCACCGCTCAGTACTAGCAGCATGCAGCACGCATTTCCGAGCCCTGTTCTCAGTGGCAGAGGGAGATCAGACCATGAACATGATCCAGTTGGATAGCGAAGTGGTGACAGCAGAGGCCTTCGCCGCACTGATTGACATGATGTACACCTCCACTCTCATGCTGGGGGAGAGCAATGTCATGGATGTCTTATTGGCAGCCTCTCACCTGCACCTGAACTCTGTTGTTAAGGCATGTAAACATTACCTGACGACACGGACGCTGCCCATGTCTCCCCCCAGCGAGCGTGTTCAGGAGCAGAGTGCCCGCATGCAGCGCTCCTTTATGCTGCAGCAGCTGGGACTGAGCATTGTGAGCTCCGCCCTCAGTTCCAGCCAGAGCGGTGAGGAGCAGCCAGCCCCCATGAGCTCCTCGCTGCGCGGTAACCTGGACCAGCGGACACCCTTCCCCATGCGCCGCCTGCACAAGCGTAAGCAGTCTGCGGAGGAGCGGGCCAGACAGCGCCTCCGACCCACCCTGGACGAGTCTGCCATCTCCGACGTGACGCCAGAGAACGGGCCGGGGGTTCATTCCCGGGAGGAGTTCTTTTCTCCAGATTCTCTGAAAATCGTGGACAACCCTAAGGCGGATGGGATGGCCGACAACCCAGACGACAGCACCATCATGTTTGACCAGTCTTTCGGCGCTCAAGAAGATGCCCAGGTGCCCAGCCAGTCCGACAACAGCGCCAGCAACATGGCCCAGCTCTCCATGGCCTCCCGTGCCACTCAGGTCGAGACTAGTTTTGAGCAGGAAACCACAGCTGAGAAGAGTGCTTTTCAGTGTGAAAACCCGGAGGTGGGCCTTGGTGAGAAGGAGCACATGAGGGTGGTGGTCAAATCTGAGCCCCTGAGCTCTCCTGAGCCTCAGGACGAAGTGAGTGATGTGACCTCCCAAGCGGAAGGCAGCGAGTCGGTAGaggtggagggggtggtggtCAGTGCTGAGAAGATAGACCTCAGCCCAGAGAGCAGCGACCGGAGTTTTTCAGATCCCCAGTCTAGCACTGACCGGGTAGGGGACATCCACATTTTGGAAGTCACCAATAACCTCGAACATAAATCCACCTTTagtatttcaaattttcttaaCAAGAGCAGAGGAAGTAACTTTAGTACCAATCAGAACAATGACGATAATCTCCCAAACACAACCAGTGACTGCAGGCTGGAGGGGGAGGCCCCTTATTTGTTGAGTCCAGAGGCTGGGCCTGCGAGCGGGCCCTCCTCGGCCCCTGGTGCTCATGTGGAGAACCCATTCAGCGAGCCCGCGGACTCCCACTTTGTCAGGCCCATGCAGGATGTGATGGGCCTACCGTGTGTGCAGACCTCAGGCTACCAAGGAGGAGAACAGTTTGGGATGGATTTTTCCAGGTCCGGTTTGGGATTGCActcctccttctccagggtaatgATGGGTTCCCCTCGAGGAGGAGCCAGTAACTTTCCATACTACCGCCGCATAGCTCCCAAAATGCCAGTGGTAACTTCTGTCAGGAGTTCACAGATCCCAGAGAATTCTGCCAGTTCCCAGCTAATGATGAATGCTGCCACATCCTCATTTGAAAACGGCCTCCCTTCCCAGCCCGGCCCCCCGCAGCTGACGAGGGCATCTGCTGATGTCTTGTCAAAGTGCAAGAAGGCCTTATCGGAGCACAATGTCTTGGTTGTAGAGGGGGCTCGCAAGTACGCCTGCAAAATCTGCTGCAAGACTTTCTTGACCTTGACAGATTGCAAGAAGCACATCCGTGTCCACACAGGTGAAAAACCCTATGCCTGCCTGAAGTGCGGCAAGAGGTTCAGTCAGTCCAGCCACCTGTACAAACACTCGAAGACCACCTGCCTGCGCTGGCAGAGCAGCAACCTCCCCAGCACTTTGCTCTAG